In Nocardioides sp., the following proteins share a genomic window:
- the hisB gene encoding imidazoleglycerol-phosphate dehydratase HisB has translation MSRTATVERTTSESKVHVSVNLDGTGRTEITTGVAFYDHMLTALGRHSLIDLTVHANGDTHIDAHHTVEDTAIVLGQAIREALGDKAGIVRYGDATVPLDEALAQAVVDVSGRPYCVCTGEPEGQIYALIGGNGPNGAPYQGSLTQHVFESLAFHAQICLHVRLLAGRDPHHIVEAQFKAVARALRTAIALDPRETGVPSTKGAL, from the coding sequence ATGAGCCGCACCGCGACCGTCGAGCGCACCACCTCGGAGTCGAAGGTCCACGTGAGCGTCAATCTCGACGGCACCGGACGCACCGAGATCACCACGGGCGTGGCCTTCTATGACCACATGCTCACCGCGCTGGGGCGGCACTCACTGATCGACCTCACCGTGCACGCCAACGGCGACACCCACATCGACGCTCACCACACGGTCGAGGACACCGCGATCGTGCTCGGGCAGGCGATCCGGGAGGCTCTCGGGGACAAGGCCGGGATCGTGCGCTACGGCGACGCGACCGTGCCGCTCGACGAGGCACTGGCGCAGGCCGTGGTGGACGTGTCGGGACGTCCCTACTGCGTATGCACCGGCGAACCCGAGGGACAGATCTATGCGCTGATCGGTGGCAACGGTCCGAATGGTGCGCCTTATCAGGGCTCACTGACCCAGCACGTCTTCGAGTCGCTGGCGTTCCACGCCCAGATCTGCCTGCACGTACGCCTGCTCGCAGGCCGCGACCCGCACCACATCGTCGAGGCGCAGTTCAAGGCGGTCGCGCGCGCCCTGCGGACGGCGATCGCGCTCGACCCCCGCGAGACCGGCGTACCGTCGACGAAGGGCGCCTTGTGA
- a CDS encoding SDR family oxidoreductase → MSTKTAFVTGAAQGIGRATAEALLSRGWRVGAYDVDTARLEEFARNNPYANRLIVAELDVTDPVGWQTALTTLCGDGGLDLLHNNAGILTPGNFEDVPLARHREILEVNVLGVVNGAHTALRYLKRNRGLMVNMCSASAIYGQPELASYSASKFAVRGLTEALELEWSQHGVGVRDLWPLFVNTAMVDGMDTSSSRSLGIKLTVDDVVDELLALIDDHEKAGPRRRAPWLRSVHRPVGRQAKVLGALAQVSPTWVNRASNKLISKL, encoded by the coding sequence GTGAGCACGAAGACGGCGTTTGTCACCGGAGCAGCACAAGGGATCGGGCGAGCCACTGCCGAGGCGCTGCTCTCACGCGGGTGGCGCGTGGGGGCGTACGACGTCGACACCGCCCGCCTGGAGGAGTTCGCGAGGAACAACCCGTACGCGAACCGCCTGATCGTCGCCGAACTCGATGTCACCGATCCGGTCGGCTGGCAGACCGCGCTCACGACGCTGTGCGGCGACGGCGGGCTCGACCTGCTGCACAACAACGCCGGGATCCTCACGCCCGGCAACTTCGAGGACGTGCCGCTGGCTCGGCACCGCGAGATCCTGGAGGTGAACGTGCTCGGGGTCGTCAACGGAGCCCACACGGCGCTGCGCTACCTCAAACGCAACCGCGGGTTGATGGTCAACATGTGCTCGGCGTCGGCGATCTATGGCCAACCTGAACTCGCGTCCTACTCGGCCAGCAAGTTCGCCGTACGCGGTCTCACCGAGGCGCTCGAACTCGAGTGGTCGCAACATGGGGTGGGCGTACGCGACCTCTGGCCGCTGTTCGTGAACACGGCGATGGTCGACGGCATGGACACCAGTTCGTCCAGGAGCCTGGGCATCAAACTCACCGTCGACGACGTGGTGGACGAGTTGTTGGCACTGATCGACGATCACGAGAAGGCCGGACCGCGCCGGCGGGCGCCCTGGCTGCGATCGGTGCACCGCCCGGTCGGCCGACAGGCCAAAGTCCTCGGTGCGCTTGCGCAAGTCTCGCCCACCTGGGTCAACCGTGCGTCCAACAAACTCATCTCGAAGCTCTGA
- a CDS encoding NUDIX hydrolase, with translation MHFSEFHTRLAAYALILDDQGRVLLTWWNGEGRFDPAWTLPGGGIDFDEALRDGLVREVREETGYDIEVGEMLADHFFTRSPNKIFDGWFRSQRFVYAAEIVGGELGTLEVGGSTDFARWVSLDELLTGGEPRTEIVDVALAARR, from the coding sequence GTGCACTTCAGCGAGTTCCACACCAGGTTGGCGGCGTACGCGCTGATCCTCGACGACCAGGGGCGCGTGCTGCTGACCTGGTGGAATGGCGAGGGTCGCTTCGATCCTGCCTGGACGCTGCCCGGCGGTGGCATCGACTTCGACGAGGCGCTGCGAGACGGGCTGGTACGCGAGGTCCGTGAAGAGACCGGCTACGACATCGAGGTGGGCGAGATGCTGGCCGACCACTTCTTCACGCGCAGCCCGAACAAGATCTTCGACGGCTGGTTCCGCTCGCAGCGTTTCGTGTACGCCGCCGAGATTGTCGGTGGCGAACTCGGCACGCTGGAGGTCGGCGGCTCCACGGACTTCGCCCGTTGGGTGTCGCTCGACGAGTTGCTCACCGGGGGCGAGCCGAGGACTGAGATCGTCGACGTCGCTCTCGCCGCCCGACGTTAG
- the priA gene encoding bifunctional 1-(5-phosphoribosyl)-5-((5-phosphoribosylamino)methylideneamino)imidazole-4-carboxamide isomerase/phosphoribosylanthranilate isomerase PriA: MSAYLELLPAVDVKGGQAVQLVQGVDGSEQRFGDPVEAALRWQQAGAEWIHLVDLDAAFGHGHNRELQAEIVGRLDIQVEMSGGIRDDESLEAAMATGCRRVNIGTAALESPEWCAKAIATYGDRVAVGLDVRGRTLAARGWTREGGDLYETLARLDSEGCARYVVTDVNKDGMLQGPNLQLLRDVCAATDKPVVASGGVTTLDDIRALMGLVADGVEGAIAGTALYTGQFTLVDALALTRG, from the coding sequence GTGAGCGCCTACCTCGAACTCCTGCCGGCCGTCGACGTCAAGGGCGGTCAGGCCGTCCAACTCGTGCAGGGCGTTGACGGCTCGGAGCAGCGATTCGGGGACCCCGTCGAGGCCGCCCTGCGCTGGCAGCAGGCGGGCGCCGAATGGATCCACCTGGTGGACCTGGACGCTGCTTTCGGCCACGGCCACAACCGAGAATTGCAGGCTGAGATCGTCGGCCGTCTCGACATCCAGGTCGAGATGAGCGGCGGCATCCGCGACGACGAGTCGCTCGAAGCGGCGATGGCCACCGGCTGCCGTCGCGTCAACATCGGCACGGCCGCGCTGGAGTCCCCCGAGTGGTGCGCCAAGGCGATCGCGACGTACGGAGATCGGGTCGCGGTCGGCCTCGACGTCCGCGGTCGTACGCTCGCCGCCCGGGGCTGGACTCGTGAGGGCGGCGACCTCTACGAGACGCTGGCCCGCCTGGACTCCGAAGGGTGCGCGCGCTATGTCGTCACGGACGTCAACAAGGACGGCATGCTCCAGGGGCCCAATCTGCAACTGCTTCGCGACGTGTGCGCGGCCACGGACAAGCCGGTGGTCGCCAGCGGCGGTGTGACCACGCTCGACGACATCCGCGCCCTGATGGGCTTGGTCGCCGACGGTGTCGAGGGCGCGATCGCGGGCACGGCGCTCTACACCGGCCAGTTCACGCTAGTGGACGCGCTGGCGCTGACGAGGGGCTGA
- the hisF gene encoding imidazole glycerol phosphate synthase subunit HisF, translating to MSLAVRVIPCLDVDSGRVVKGVNFEGLRDAGDPVELARKYDAEGADELTFLDISASHQGRATTLEIVSRCAEEVFIPLTVGGGISTVEDVDRLLRAGADKIAVNTAAIHRPDLVKEIADRFGNQVLVLSVDARRCVDDRAESRPASGFEVTTHGGRKAAGLDAIEWATRAVELGAGEILLNAMDADGTRDGFDLELIEAVRREVTVPVIASGGAGRVEHFPPAVAAGADAVLAASVFHFGTLSIGDVKAGLAAAGHPVRR from the coding sequence GTGTCCCTTGCAGTCCGCGTGATCCCGTGCCTCGACGTCGATTCGGGGCGTGTCGTCAAAGGCGTCAACTTCGAGGGCCTACGGGATGCGGGCGATCCCGTCGAGTTGGCCCGGAAGTATGACGCGGAAGGGGCGGACGAACTCACCTTCCTCGACATCTCCGCCTCGCATCAGGGTCGGGCGACGACGTTGGAGATCGTGTCGCGCTGTGCCGAAGAAGTCTTCATCCCACTCACGGTCGGTGGCGGCATTTCGACAGTCGAGGACGTCGACCGACTGCTGCGTGCCGGGGCCGACAAGATCGCCGTCAATACCGCCGCCATCCACCGCCCCGACCTGGTGAAGGAGATTGCCGACCGCTTCGGCAACCAGGTGCTCGTACTCTCCGTGGACGCTCGCCGGTGCGTCGATGATCGAGCCGAGTCGAGGCCCGCCTCCGGGTTCGAGGTCACCACCCATGGCGGCCGAAAGGCGGCTGGTCTCGACGCGATCGAGTGGGCGACGCGTGCTGTCGAGCTCGGTGCCGGGGAGATCCTGCTCAACGCCATGGACGCGGACGGCACCCGAGATGGCTTCGACCTCGAATTGATCGAGGCGGTACGCCGTGAGGTCACCGTCCCCGTGATCGCCAGTGGAGGTGCAGGGAGAGTCGAGCACTTCCCGCCCGCGGTCGCCGCCGGCGCGGATGCCGTACTCGCCGCCAGCGTCTTCCACTTCGGGACGCTGTCGATCGGCGACGTCAAGGCCGGTCTG
- the hisH gene encoding imidazole glycerol phosphate synthase subunit HisH produces the protein MNVSKPRVIVLDYGSGNVRSVVRAVERAGAAVTLTSDRQAALDADGLVVPGVGAYEACMRGLRAVRAPEVIGRRLAGGRAVLGICVGMQVLFDRGVEHGVESEGCGEWPGVVERLQADVVPHMGWNTVAVPDGTTAFAGVEDQRFYFVHSYAARSWDLVTNDRTRAPLVTWAEHGGDRFVAAVENGPLWATQFHPEKSGDAGAALLRNWVQTLVGG, from the coding sequence GTGAACGTCTCGAAACCACGCGTCATCGTCCTCGACTACGGCTCGGGCAACGTCCGCTCGGTCGTACGCGCGGTGGAGCGTGCCGGAGCAGCCGTCACCCTCACGTCCGACCGGCAGGCTGCCCTGGATGCCGACGGGCTCGTCGTGCCGGGCGTGGGGGCTTACGAGGCGTGCATGCGCGGACTGCGCGCCGTACGAGCCCCCGAGGTGATCGGCCGTCGTCTAGCCGGCGGTCGAGCGGTGCTCGGGATCTGTGTCGGCATGCAGGTGCTCTTCGATCGCGGGGTCGAGCATGGCGTCGAGTCCGAGGGATGCGGCGAATGGCCAGGCGTCGTGGAGCGACTCCAGGCCGACGTCGTACCGCACATGGGCTGGAACACCGTCGCGGTGCCGGACGGGACGACTGCTTTCGCAGGCGTCGAGGACCAACGCTTCTACTTCGTGCATTCCTATGCCGCGCGCTCCTGGGACCTGGTGACCAATGACCGTACCCGTGCCCCCTTGGTGACCTGGGCCGAGCACGGGGGCGACCGCTTTGTGGCCGCGGTGGAGAACGGTCCACTGTGGGCAACCCAGTTCCACCCGGAGAAGTCCGGTGACGCCGGGGCCGCTCTGCTGCGCAACTGGGTGCAGACCCTCGTCGGTGGTTGA